The stretch of DNA CGCCCGAACTGCTACAGCCGCTTCATGAAGCGCTGGCCGGGCAGAAAGACACATCCTCCATCTATGCCGATTTATGGTCTGACAATCAAATGGCGAGGTGAGCGTATGCAGCCAAAAAGCAGTGTGGTGATTGACGAAGGTTCCTTCGAGGTGATGAAACGGACGATGAGAAATATGGCGGTTCCTTACCGGGAACGCCTCAAAAATCCGAAATACAGAACGCCTGTCCCCGAATCGGTCGGCATCAAGCTGACCAACCGCTGCAACCTGCGTTGCATCCATTGCTTCCAATGGAACGAGGACGGATACCATCATGCGATGGATAAAGAGGAGCAAAACAAGGACATAGATCTCGATGTGTTTCGCAAGATTATGGAGGAAACGTCTGAAGCGAAATCCCGTTTGTATATATGGGGTGGGGAGCCGATGTTCCATAAGCAATTCGATCAAATTCTGGAAATGCTGGCAGCCGATCCGCGGGAGATGACGATTTGCAGCAACGGTCTGCTAATCGATAAATATCTTGACGGCATCATTAGAATTTCCCCTGGATTGGAGCTGCTGATCGCCGTGGAAGGCCTCGAGGCGGAGAACGATTTTATCCGCGGCAAAGGCACCTTTGCCAAGACAATGAAGCAAATCGAGCGTCTGGTCGAGTTGCGCGAGCAGGGCATTTATAAAGGACGCATATCTGTGCATTCCATGATCAACGACGCCATGATTCCGAAGCTCTACGAATTGCTCGAGTATTTTGAATCGCTCAAGCTCGATCTCGTCATCCTTTGCTTCCCTTGGTACATCTCCAAGGAAACTTCGAAGCAAATGGACGCTTACTTCATGGAAAAATTCAGTTGGCTTCGCAAGCTGCACGAGAATCAAGTCAATTCCTGGCACGCCTTCAAGTACCAGATGAACCCCGAGCATGTCGATTCCTTGGTAAAGGCTTTGGAGCGCATCAACGAGCGCGTATGGAATATTCGCGTCCGCTACCAGCCGGGGCTCGACTATGACGAAATCGAGCAGTTCGTCCGCGGGGAAGCGATGACAAGCCGCTGCGCGACGACTTGCATGGCACTATCGACGAGGATGGACGTGATGCCGACCGGCGATGTGAGCGCGTGCAAATTTTTTGCCGAGTTTACGGTCGGCAATTTAAAGCATCAAGGGACGCAAGAGGTTTGGGATTCGGACAATTTCGACCGTGTGCGCGAGATCATTAATGTAGAAGGCTTGACGCCGGCCTGCTCGAAGTGCAGCGTGCTGCATTTGCACGGAATTTGAGACGAGTATGAGGACGAATAAAAACATCGGCGTCATCGGCTGCGCGGCTATCCTGCCAAGAGTGCTGATAGAGCCTGCGAAAAGCCTGGAACATCTGCAAGTATACGGCATATCCAGCCGAACCAGGAGCAAGGCGGAAGCCTATGCGGAACAATACGGCATCCCCATCGTCTTTGACAGCTACGAAGCACTGCTCGAAAGTCCGGATATCGATTTCGTTTATATATTATTATGCAACAATTTGCATGCAGAATGGATCGTTAGAGCGATCGAAGCGGGGAAGCACGTATTGGTGGAAAAGCCGCTCTGCCTCAACTCCAAGGAAGGGGCCCGCATTATGTCGGCCTATGAACGGGACCGCGTTCATGTGCTGGAGGGTCTCATGGTTCAGCATCATCCTTGGCAGCAGGCGGTAAAGGGCATGGTAGAAGCCCGAACATACGGTTCATTGCGCTCGATCGAGACAACGATTGGATTTTTGCCCAAGGAATCGTTCCTGAACAATTACCGCAGCTTTCCGGAGTGGGGCGGTGGCTCATTTTACGATTTGGGGTGCTATTGGCTTCAATTCCTGCAGGCTGTCACCGGGCTTGAGTATGAAGATTATCGGGGACAATCGTCGTTTGATGGACCGAACAGCGCCGATTGGACCTTCCAGGCGGAGCTTCGGCTGGCGGGAGGCGTGCATGCCGGTTTGACCACCTCGTTTGAGATTCCCTATCAGGCGACGCACACGATTTATTTCGACTATGCGGTAGTTGAGATGAGAGATTTCTTTCGGGCCAATCTTGGCTTCTACAAGATTGTGCTTAAGGTAACTGACCTGCGCATGAAGGAAACCACTAAGATCGAATTCGCGCCGCAAAGCTATTATGTCAATCAACTGAGTTTCTTCAGCGATGTAATCGACGGATTGAAAGCTAATATACCGCTCGAATCGTCGCTTGAACGAATCACCTTGCAGGAAAAAATCTACGAATCGGCCAAAATCAACGTGTAGATGAAGCCAGGCTATCCGGCGGGAAAGAAGGAGATGGACGGTGCGCATGAGTTGGCGCAAGTACGGTAAAACGTTCGCCATAGGGATGCAAAGCGCGATGGAATACCGCACGAATTTTGTTTTAGTCCGGCGAGCCGCATTTACCCCATTGCGATTCAAATGTTTTTGTGGAAAGCGATTTTTTCAGCAACGATTAAGCCAGCTTACTCGGCTATACCGAGGAACAGGCGATCACTTATGCGGTCATGGCGGCGCTGTTCGCCAAGCTCGGCGGCCGGGTTCGAACACGAAATGGCAAACGATGTGAAAACGGCCAACTGAGCAAATGTATCGTGCAGCCTACCGGTTATTTCATTTTCAGGCAGAGCAGCTTTTTGGGCGAAAAACATTGCAGGCAAGCATTATTTACAGGATCGGAGTCGACATTAACGGGGTTTCCCCGGATCAGATCGTGCTGTCCGTCGGCGTATGCACGATCATGGCCGGGCTGTATACGACTTTTTTTACAACAACTTCGTCCAGCTTCCCGAGCATATCAAGTCAGGAACGTTCGATGTAATGATAACCCTGCCGGTATCGCTGCAATTTATGGCGACGCTGCGAACGACCGACGTCGACTATTCTATTCCGAATCTGACCGGTGGCATCGTGATGGTCGTCTACGGGTGGAGGAAAGCGGCCGTTCCACTGACTGCCTCGAACATCGCCACGCGGTTGATCTGGACATTTGCAGTGCACAACTATACGAGTGCCAGCAGTTGAGGTGATAAGAATGGGGAATATACCCAAGGTGGTTCTGCTATGCGGGGGCTTCGGCACCAGATTGAGCGAGGAAACCGTCGTCAAACCGAAGCCGCTCGTTGAGATCGGCAATATGCCGATCATGTGCCATATTATGGATATCTACAGCTATTACGGCTTCAATGAATTTGTGGTCGCGCTCGGCTATAAGGGGGAGGCAATTAAGCAATATTTCTTGCATTTTCCTTATTATCACAGCGACTTGATGATTCGGATGGCGGATTCGAGCGTCCACGTGACGGAAAGCCGTAGCAAGGATTGGATTGTCCATCTGAACGATACCGGACTTCACACGACGACAGGCGGACGCCTGTATCGGCTTCGGGATCAACTGAGGGACGGAACCTTTATGATGACTTACGGCGACGGCGTGAGTGACGTCAACTTGAGGGCTTTACTCGATTTTCATTATTCGCACGGCAAATTGGCGACCGTGACGGCCGTCAAGCCGAGGGGAAGGTTCGGCACAATCAGCTTCGAGAGCGACCATGTGATCGGCTTTAAGGAGAAGGAGCCGTCCGAGGTCGGCTGGATTAATGGCGGCTATTTCGTATTCGAGCCAGGCGTGCTCGATTACTTGCAGGGCGATCAATCGCAACTGGAAGGGGAGGTACTGGGCCGTTTGGCACAGGACGGGCAGCTAGCCGCTTATAAGCATAACGGATTCTGGGATTGTATGGACACACTGCGCGATAAGCAATATTTGGAAAGCTTGTGGAAACGGGGGGAGGCTCCATGGAAGCTGGCATGAACGGGCGGGACAAATCGGTGGATTCGGCGAGAAAGGAAATAATGACTGCAACGGTACAATCGGGGCTTGACGATGACAGTATCCGGCAGACTGCCCGGCAATACGGAACCCCGCTCTATCTCTATGACGCGGCTGTCGTTGAAGGGAAGCTGGAGGAGCTTCGAAGCTGTTTTCCGC from Paenibacillus sophorae encodes:
- a CDS encoding radical SAM protein is translated as MQPKSSVVIDEGSFEVMKRTMRNMAVPYRERLKNPKYRTPVPESVGIKLTNRCNLRCIHCFQWNEDGYHHAMDKEEQNKDIDLDVFRKIMEETSEAKSRLYIWGGEPMFHKQFDQILEMLAADPREMTICSNGLLIDKYLDGIIRISPGLELLIAVEGLEAENDFIRGKGTFAKTMKQIERLVELREQGIYKGRISVHSMINDAMIPKLYELLEYFESLKLDLVILCFPWYISKETSKQMDAYFMEKFSWLRKLHENQVNSWHAFKYQMNPEHVDSLVKALERINERVWNIRVRYQPGLDYDEIEQFVRGEAMTSRCATTCMALSTRMDVMPTGDVSACKFFAEFTVGNLKHQGTQEVWDSDNFDRVREIINVEGLTPACSKCSVLHLHGI
- a CDS encoding Gfo/Idh/MocA family protein; the encoded protein is MRTNKNIGVIGCAAILPRVLIEPAKSLEHLQVYGISSRTRSKAEAYAEQYGIPIVFDSYEALLESPDIDFVYILLCNNLHAEWIVRAIEAGKHVLVEKPLCLNSKEGARIMSAYERDRVHVLEGLMVQHHPWQQAVKGMVEARTYGSLRSIETTIGFLPKESFLNNYRSFPEWGGGSFYDLGCYWLQFLQAVTGLEYEDYRGQSSFDGPNSADWTFQAELRLAGGVHAGLTTSFEIPYQATHTIYFDYAVVEMRDFFRANLGFYKIVLKVTDLRMKETTKIEFAPQSYYVNQLSFFSDVIDGLKANIPLESSLERITLQEKIYESAKINV
- a CDS encoding ABC-2 family transporter protein, giving the protein MHDHGRAVYDFFYNNFVQLPEHIKSGTFDVMITLPVSLQFMATLRTTDVDYSIPNLTGGIVMVVYGWRKAAVPLTASNIATRLIWTFAVHNYTSASS
- the rfbF gene encoding glucose-1-phosphate cytidylyltransferase; protein product: MPKVVLLCGGFGTRLSEETVVKPKPLVEIGNMPIMCHIMDIYSYYGFNEFVVALGYKGEAIKQYFLHFPYYHSDLMIRMADSSVHVTESRSKDWIVHLNDTGLHTTTGGRLYRLRDQLRDGTFMMTYGDGVSDVNLRALLDFHYSHGKLATVTAVKPRGRFGTISFESDHVIGFKEKEPSEVGWINGGYFVFEPGVLDYLQGDQSQLEGEVLGRLAQDGQLAAYKHNGFWDCMDTLRDKQYLESLWKRGEAPWKLA